A stretch of the Lolium perenne isolate Kyuss_39 chromosome 3, Kyuss_2.0, whole genome shotgun sequence genome encodes the following:
- the LOC127343182 gene encoding uncharacterized protein: MEAPDEEAGLGLPEDERLLEVTIISAQGLKPPSGLRRRLQAYAVAWVDTAHRLHTQPDRFGGLDPAWHERFLFRVHEAALAEDSRAAVTVEIYASPSGSWHIGGDSLVGSARFLLGDNRLLCRPVGSPAMFAVGVRRPSGRVHGLLNVATSLVAAPPSPAASHALSVSPAVSLSGLPPAVAISSLSTPPISGRVLRVLNRAHPTPPPSPKVLTPKKPQASLKPNSKGADDQQVAVKPNNKHEDDASDQENEEDTGYMGGVMFCGPCVLPFPRKIHSSPSDDNLQAFAGIFTGGVGMARPSPRH; the protein is encoded by the coding sequence atGGAGGCGCCGGACGAGGAGGCCGGCCTGGGGCTCCCGGAGGACGAGCGCCTTCTGGAGGTCACCATCATCTCCGCGCAGGGGCTGAAGCCGCCCTCGGGGCTTCGGCGCCGGCTCCAGGCGTACGCCGTGGCGTGGGTTGATACCGCGCACAGGCTCCACACGCAGCCCGACCGCTTCGGCGGCCTCGACCCGGCCTGGCACGAGCGCTTCCTCTTCCGCGTGCACGAGGCCGCGCTCGCCGAGGACTCCCGCGCCGCCGTCACCGTCGAGATTTACGCCTCGCCCAGCGGGTCCTGGCACATCGGCGGGGACTCCCTCGTCGGATCCGCGCGGTTCCTCCTGGGCGACAACCGCCTCCTCTGCCGCCCTGTCGGGTCCCCGGCCATGTTCGCGGTTGGCGTCCGCCGCCCCTCCGGCCGCGTCCACGGCCTCCTCAACGTGGCCACCAGCCTGGTTGCTGCGCCCCCGTCTCCGGCGGCCTCCCACGCCCTCAGCGTCTCCCCCGCCGTCTCCCTCAGCGGCCTCCCCCCTGCCGTCGCCATCAGCAGCCTCTCCACGCCGCCCATCTCAGGCCGTGTGCTGCGCGTCCTCAACCGCGCGCACCCAACGCCCCCGCCTTCTCCTAAGGTGCTCACGCCCAAGAAGCCGCAGGCCTCGCTGAAGCCTAACAGTAAGGGAGCGGATGACCAGCAGGTCGCTGTGAAGCCGAACAACAAACATGAAGATGATGCTAGCGACCAGGAGAATGAGGAGGATACGGGGTACATGGGCGGGGTCATGTTTTGCGGGCCTTGCGTCCTACCATTCCCGAGAAAGATCCACAGCAGCCCCTCTGACGACAACCTGCAGGCCTTCGCTGGCATCTTCACCGGCGGAGTTGGCATGGCCAGACCGAGCCCTCGTCACTGA